CAGCAAGTCAAGCCGTTCGGCGGTAACCTCGCCCACGATGCGCACCGCAAAGCCCGGACCGGGAAAAGGCTCGCGCTCGATGATTTCAGCGGGTAGGCCCAGCTCAACGCCCAGGGCACGGACTTCGTCCTTGAACAATTCGCGCAAGGGCTCCAGCAGCTCCAGCGCCATTCGCTCGGGCAAACCACCGACATTATGATGGCTCTTGATTTTCGCCGCGGGACCGCGTGCCGCCACCGATTCGATAACGTCGGGATAGAGCGTGCCCTGGCCCAAATAGCGCACATGCCCCAGGGCCCGCGCTTCCTGCTCGAAGAGATCAATAAAGGTATGGCCAATGATCCGTCGCTTCTGCTCGGGGTCAAGCACGCCGGCCAGGCGCTGCAGAAACAGGGCGGCCCCGTCCACGACCCTAAGCTCCATTCCCAACTGGCGCGCGAACGCCTGCTCCATCCGCTCGCGGTCGCCTGCACGCAAAAGGCCGTTGTCCACGAACAGGCAATGCAGGCGCGCGCCGATCGCGCGATGGATCAACGCCGCCGCCACCGACGAATCCACGCCACCCGACAGCGCCATCAGGACCCGCTCCTGGGGCCCCACCTGGGCGCGGATTGCGGCCACTTTGGTATCGGCAAAATTGGCCATGGTCCAGTCGCCCGTTTCGCCACAGATACGATAGACGAAATTGCGCAGAATGTGCGCACCTTGCGGCGTATGAGCAACCTCGGGATGGAACTGAATGCCGCGCAGGCGACCGTCGCGGCTGCGAATCGCAGCGCAGGGGGAATTGTCGGAATGCGCAATCGGACGCAAATCGGCAGGAAGGTGCTCTACTCGATCCCCATGACTCATCCATACTTGCTG
Above is a genomic segment from Candidatus Binataceae bacterium containing:
- the guaA gene encoding glutamine-hydrolyzing GMP synthase: QQVWMSHGDRVEHLPADLRPIAHSDNSPCAAIRSRDGRLRGIQFHPEVAHTPQGAHILRNFVYRICGETGDWTMANFADTKVAAIRAQVGPQERVLMALSGGVDSSVAAALIHRAIGARLHCLFVDNGLLRAGDRERMEQAFARQLGMELRVVDGAALFLQRLAGVLDPEQKRRIIGHTFIDLFEQEARALGHVRYLGQGTLYPDVIESVAARGPAAKIKSHHNVGGLPERMALELLEPLRELFKDEVRALGVELGLPAEIIEREPFPGPGFAVRIVGEVTAERLDLLRQADLIVMEEIAAAGLGTRLWQAFGVLLPLKTVGVMGDDRSYESVLALRAVESQDGMTADWARLEAGLLARISSRVTNEVRGINRVVYDITSKPPATIEWE